The following is a genomic window from Amycolatopsis acidiphila.
TCGCCCGCGTCGAGGATCGCATCGCGGAACTGTCCAGGCTGCTGGCCGCAGGCCCCGGAGCCGGGTCAGCCGGCGGCGCCGAGGCCGGCGTGCCCGACGGCACCACCGCGACGCTGCGGTTCGGCGACGGTACGGAACAGGCTCTGCAGGTCGTGGCCATCACCGAGGAGATCCCGCCCGGACGCGAAGACACCACCATCACCACCGACAGTCCGCTGGGGCTCGCCCTCGCCGGCCACCAGGCGGGTGACACGATCAGCTATTCCACCCCCGCCGGCGAGGCGCAGGCCTACCTCGTGTCGATCGAATTCCCAGGCGGCGAAAGGGCGGGGAGGCGGTGAGCGTCATGATCGGCGCCCGGCCTGCCGGATCCGGTCAAAGCCGTGGCGTCTTCTCGGCCAGCTGCCACAGGTGGACGCACGCCTGCGACCGCTGGTTCAGCGCCGATGAAGGATCCCGGATTTCAACGCCGACGTGGTCAGGTGTTTGTATCCGACGCTGGTGAAGTAGACCAGCAGCTCGTGGTCTTCCCGGCTCAGCAGCCGCCCCTCCCCCAGAGCCGATGACGCACGGGAACTCCGCCGCCGACCGACGGGCGGGAACCCGCCGTGGCCGCCGAAAACCGGTCGTTGTCGCAGTTTCCGCAGGGCGGCACGTAATTCTCGCCGAAATACGCCAGCAGTTCCGCCCGGCGGCATCGCGTACTCTCCGCGTACTCGCGCGCAGCGGCGAGCCGGCCGGCCAGCACGGCCTGCCGCCGCTTGTTCAGATCCACCAGCTGCCCGGTCAGCTCGGCGGGCGGCGGCAGCTCTCGCCCGGGCTCGGCGGCGCGGTGCTGACCGGAACCGGTGAGACTGAGGAATCCCAGTTCGGCCAGTTCGTTGACGACCCGGTCGGCGGCGTGCGCCGGGACGTCCGCGGAAGCCACCAGCTGCGCGATGGCGATGTGCCCGCCCGCGTTCTCGATCGCGTCGACGACCCGGTGCAGGGTGGCCTCGCCCAGCCGGGTGCGGGCCGCGAGGAGCCTGGGTATGCGGATGGTGCGCGGGTCGTGGACGAGGACCGCGGCAGCCGGCTTTCCGTCGCGGCCCGCCCGTCCGATCTCCTGGTAGTAGTCATCGATGCTCGCGGGAACGCCGGCGTGCACCACGGTCCGGATGTCGGGCTTGTCTATCCCCATGCCGAAGGCGCTGGTGGCGACCACCACGTCGAGCTGCCCCGCGGAGAACTCGTCCTGGACGCGCGCGCGGGCGCCGGCGGTCATGCCGCCGTGGTAGGGAGCGGCCCGGAACGCATCCAGGCGCAGGCGATCGGCGAGCGACTCGCACCGGGCATGGGTGAGTGCGTAGATCAGGGCAGGCGTCTCCTGCTCGATCAGGACCTCGACACACCGGTCGTCGACAGCCTGCGCTTCTCGTTCGCCCGGCTGGGTCTGCCGCATGGCGAGTGCGATGTTCGGGCGGTCGAAGTCCGCGACCACGACGTCCGGAGACCGCATCTTCAAGCGACGCGTGATGTCCGCTTGGACGGGCGGGGACGCCGTCGCGGTCAGGGCGAGGACCGCCGGGCGGCCCAGCTCGGCGATCGCGTCGCCCAGCCGCAGGTATTCCGGCCGGAACTCCTCGCCCCACTCGCTGACCAGATGCGCCTCGTCGACGACGAACAACCGACGTCGCGCCCGCCGCCCCGCACCGCCCCTCGCGCTTCGGCGTTCGTGAGTTGTTCCGGTCCCATGAAGAGGAAGTCGAGGTCGCCCCTGGCAAGGCGCGCGAAGGTGTCCTGGCGTTCGTGTGCCTTCTGGGCGGAGTTCAGCAACGCGGCTTCGACGGCTCGCCCGCCGCAACGGCGCCCGGCGATCGACCGGATCTGATCCCGCTGCAAGGCGAACGGCGGCGAGATGACCAGCGTCAGGCCGCCGATCGACAGGCCCGCCACCTGGTAGATGGCGCTCTTTCCGCTCCCCGTCGGCAGGACCGCCAGCGTGTCACGCCCGGCGACGACCGCGTGCACGGCCTGGCTCTGGGACGGTCGCAAGGCGAAGTCGAACAACGCACCGGCGACGGCGGTGGGGTCGATCCCTCCCATGCCTGCCTCCTCCACTCCGATCGCGGTGCGGCGCGGCCCACCACCGGATCGGTCACGGCTGTTGGCCGACCGGTCGCCCTGGACGAGACTGTAATCTCTCGGCGAGCAAAGGAGTCCCATGGCTGACTGGCCGGACGACAGCGACGACAGCGTCTTCGAGCAGCTCGACGCCGAGGACACGCTCGAGTCCCGCGGGCCGGAAGACCCGCTGGATGAGGGCTACACACCAGCGGAACGCCCCTGGGCGGTCAACGACTGGGGCACCACCGCGGACGAGGAAGAACAGGGCGAAGGGCTCGGCAGGAGGCTGGGCCGGGAGCTGCCCGATACGGCGTACGGCCGTGGCGACGGTTTGGGTGACGACGAGGACACCGACGGCGAACTGCTCGACGACGAGGTCGGCGACGTGCGGGCCGGGCGACTGATCGCCGGCGACGGTGGCGACACGGAGCTGTACGCGACCGACGTCGGCGTCGACGGTGCGGGCGCCTCGGCCGAAGAAGCGGCTGTCAACCTGATCGAGGACGACCAAGCGCGCGGCGCCGACGTCTGACGAAGCACCGCGAGGACTCGTTCACCGCCGGATCAGCCGGTTCTACGGCCTGCGCGCGAGCTGACTATCGTCACTCCGACCGGGCCGACTTCAGCTCCTCTTCGAGCGCTTCCAGCGCGGGCAGCGCCGCCAGCAGTTCCTTGCCGATGTGCTCGGGCAGGTGGTCCAGGCAGTCCGAGACGGCCTGGGTCCGCAGCGTCCGGATGCGGTCGTGCACCAGAGCTCCCTCGGGGGTGACCGCCACCCGCACGGCCCGCAGGTCCGACGGGTCGGGCAGCCGCCGGATCAGCCCGTCCTCGTCCAGTTTGCGCACCACCCGCGACAGCATCGTGGGGTTGAGCCCCTCCAGCTCGGTCAGCTCGGCGAGCCCGAGCGGGCCCCGGAAGGTGACCAGACCGAGCACCGAAGCCTGGGTCGGCGTGAGGCCTTCCCCGGTCGACGTCGCGTTGAGCTGACGGGCCAGCCTGGAGATCACCGCCCGCAACCGCGACACGTCCTCGGCGTCCATCACACCTCCAGTTGATTGATTGCCTGCCAGCAAGCAATTAGTCTTCCCGTACATGACGTCTTCCGAGGTCCCGTCGTACACCACCGGCACGACCACGGAAGCCGCCCCCCATCCTCGCCGACGGCTGATCTTCGCCATCGTCTCGATGGGGTTGTTCATGGCCGCTGTCGACCAGACCATCGTGGCCAGCGCGCTGCCGGCGATCCAGCACGAGCTGGCCGCCCCGGTCAACTGGAGCGGCTGGACGATCACCATCTACGCGCTCGGCCAGGTGCTGATGATGCCGGTGGCCGGGCGGATCAGCGACCAGTTCGGCCGCAAGAAGGTCTTCCTGGTCGCGGCCGTGGTGTTCACCGCCGCGTCGCTGGCGTGCGGGTTCGCCACCGACGTCTACCTGCTCGTGGTCCTGCGCGCGATCCAGGCGATCGGCGGCGGCGCGTTCATGCCGTCGGCCACCGGTATCGTCGCGGACAACTTCGGTCCCGAGCGCGACCGGGCACTCGGCATGTTCACCAGCATCTTCCCCATCGGCGGCA
Proteins encoded in this region:
- a CDS encoding GreA/GreB family elongation factor, with the protein product MSDGTRARLEQELRTLRDRRDELTADARALDTTGDRGDNADPLREDDEIARVEDRIAELSRLLAAGPGAGSAGGAEAGVPDGTTATLRFGDGTEQALQVVAITEEIPPGREDTTITTDSPLGLALAGHQAGDTISYSTPAGEAQAYLVSIEFPGGERAGRR
- a CDS encoding helicase-related protein, which codes for MFVVDEAHLVSEWGEEFRPEYLRLGDAIAELGRPAVLALTATASPPVQADITRRLKMRSPDVVVADFDRPNIALAMRQTQPGEREAQAVDDRCVEVLIEQETPALIYALTHARCESLADRLRLDAFRAAPYHGGMTAGARARVQDEFSAGQLDVVVATSAFGMGIDKPDIRTVVHAGVPASIDDYYQEIGRAGRDGKPAAAVLVHDPRTIRIPRLLAARTRLGEATLHRVVDAIENAGGHIAIAQLVASADVPAHAADRVVNELAELGFLSLTGSGQHRAAEPGRELPPPAELTGQLVDLNKRRQAVLAGRLAAAREYAESTRCRRAELLAYFGENYVPPCGNCDNDRFSAATAGSRPSVGGGVPVRHRLWGRGGC
- a CDS encoding DEAD/DEAH box helicase encodes the protein MGGIDPTAVAGALFDFALRPSQSQAVHAVVAGRDTLAVLPTGSGKSAIYQVAGLSIGGLTLVISPPFALQRDQIRSIAGRRCGGRAVEAALLNSAQKAHERQDTFARLARGDLDFLFMGPEQLTNAEARGAVRGGGRDVGCSSSTRRIWSASGARSSGRNTCGWATRSPSWAARRSSP
- a CDS encoding DUF5709 domain-containing protein, translating into MADWPDDSDDSVFEQLDAEDTLESRGPEDPLDEGYTPAERPWAVNDWGTTADEEEQGEGLGRRLGRELPDTAYGRGDGLGDDEDTDGELLDDEVGDVRAGRLIAGDGGDTELYATDVGVDGAGASAEEAAVNLIEDDQARGADV
- a CDS encoding MarR family winged helix-turn-helix transcriptional regulator, with amino-acid sequence MDAEDVSRLRAVISRLARQLNATSTGEGLTPTQASVLGLVTFRGPLGLAELTELEGLNPTMLSRVVRKLDEDGLIRRLPDPSDLRAVRVAVTPEGALVHDRIRTLRTQAVSDCLDHLPEHIGKELLAALPALEALEEELKSARSE